The Tautonia plasticadhaerens nucleotide sequence GAGCAGTTGCCGGTCCTCGTCGATCGGATCGCCGCCGCAACCGGGGCGATGGCCGAGGCCGAGCGGCTGGCGAAGGGCGGTGACGAATGAACGATCGCGACGATCCCGACGGGGCGATCCCCGCCGATCCGGCCCTGCTGCCGACCAACTCCCGGACGACCCTGCCGAGGGTGCTGGGGCCGGTGACGGCCTTCAGCGCGATCGTCGGCTCGGTGATCGGCTCGGGCATCTTCATCGTGCCGGCGAGGGTGGCGGAGGCGGTGCCGGCGGTCGGGGTGATCGGCCTGATCTGGATCCTGGGGGGGGTGTTCAGCCTGGCCGGGGCGCTGACGGTGGCCGAGCTGGGGGCGATGCTGCCGCAGGCGGGGGGGCCGTACGTCTACCTGAAGGAGGCGTTCGGCAAGCTCGTCGGGTTCCTGTTCGGCTGGACGGAGTTCCTGGTGATCCGGTCGGGGTCGGTCGCGGCCCTGGCGGCGGGGTTCGCCCTGTACTTCGGCGAGGTCGTGCCGCCGCCGTGGGACATCCCCCGGGCCGCCTGGGAGGCGGGGGTGGCGATCTCGGCGATGACGACGCTGGCGGCGTTGAACGTGATCGGGGCCCGGGTGGGGGGCGGGGTGCAGGTCTTCGGCACGGTGCTGAAGGTGGGGACGATGGCGGCGATGATCCTGCTGCCCCTGCCGTTCGTGCTGGGGGCCGCCCGGGTCGAGAACCTGAATCCGGTCTGGCCGGGGGACGTCAATGCGGCCCTCGGCCGGGCGATGCTGGCGGCGATGGTGGGGGTGCTCTGGACGTACGACGGCTGGATCAACATCACCGCGCTCGCCGAGGAGATCAAGGATCCCGGCCGGAACATCCCGAGGGCGGCGATCCTGGGGACCCTGACGCTGATCGCCCTCTACCTCGGGGTGACCCTCTCGTACCACCTGGTCCTGCCGATCTCGGACGTGGCCATGCCCCCCGGGGGGAGGAACGTGGCGGGGGCGTACTTCGTGGCGTTGCTCGGGGCGCCGGGGGCGTGGGTGATCGCCCTGGTGGTGATGTTCTCGATCTTCATCGCCCTGAACGGCAACGCCCTCTCGGGCCCGAGGGCCTACTTCGCGATGGCCCGGGACGGCCTGCTGCCGCACTTCCTGAGCCG carries:
- a CDS encoding APC family permease, which translates into the protein MNDRDDPDGAIPADPALLPTNSRTTLPRVLGPVTAFSAIVGSVIGSGIFIVPARVAEAVPAVGVIGLIWILGGVFSLAGALTVAELGAMLPQAGGPYVYLKEAFGKLVGFLFGWTEFLVIRSGSVAALAAGFALYFGEVVPPPWDIPRAAWEAGVAISAMTTLAALNVIGARVGGGVQVFGTVLKVGTMAAMILLPLPFVLGAARVENLNPVWPGDVNAALGRAMLAAMVGVLWTYDGWINITALAEEIKDPGRNIPRAAILGTLTLIALYLGVTLSYHLVLPISDVAMPPGGRNVAGAYFVALLGAPGAWVIALVVMFSIFIALNGNALSGPRAYFAMARDGLLPHFLSRVHPRFRTPAAAIVTQTAWAALLTVAGATFLLIPAPGSGGVLPGWAREAWAKLNETPLYDVLFSFVIFGATFMYALTVASVFILRRTRPDLHRPYRTWGYPVTPIVYLAAAGLLLANMLRETFAESVVGLGIILAGVPAYYAMRRRSTSA